CAAGTCACTTGAGGAACCTGTATAAAGTATATTTGTATCAAAAGCGACCTTTAGTTCTCTTATGCTTTTTTTTTGCGGTCATACGATTAATTTATTTTTAATTAATTCCCCGTTAATTCCGGAGACCATATATAATTATTTCTGATTAAATCTGAGCTATAAATGATTTTTTATTCTATAGTTGTTTATTAGAACAAGTGACCTTGTCTTATCAAGTATTGACTCATCTTGAGTCATTGGATAACAAAATAGTATGTTATTATTTAAATATTTGCAATAATAAAGTAGAGTCCTCACTGAAACTGACACCCCTCTTGCTTAACCCTCTATTAGGTAATTAGAATCATAAATTCGATTGATAAAAAATAAATTTTTGAATGATTTACTGGTCTCTGCTGGGGCATTATCCTAATATTCAGCGTGTTTTGCGTATTTGTCTTTCAAATTATTTTTTCTGATGCCGAATACGAACACCCATTGGGGTAATAACTGAAAAAGATTCTATAAATTCATCAAAGTGTTTCTTAATAAAGGAAACTACAATATCAGCCTTTTTGGTGGGAGATAAACCATCCAATCTGACCAACACAACGCCGGAAGAAAGACGTTTAAGACGAAACACGAGTTCACCAAAGTCTTTATCTGCTGTCAGCAAAAGTACACCTTCCCTATTTGCAATCTCCAGGACAACATCATCTGAAATCCCTGTCTCCATCTCAGCTATGTAACCCACAATAAAAGCTTCATCCCTAAGAGCAGTAACAATCTGTCTGTCAATACTTTCGTCTGCAAGAAAGTTCACACGAGTACCTCAGCAACAGGATAAACCAAATCACCTTTTAAAACTTCGGCAGCAAATGCCATAGCAGCCTGAATCCCATCCTTGGTTAGGCGAGGATGGGATTCAAGTATCTGTTCCACTGTTTCACCGGCTGCTAATTTTTCAAGAATAAGCTCAACTGTTATTCTAGTCCCCGCTATCACAGGTTTTCCCATCATTATCTTTGGGTCAGATACAATCAGTTTTGTACGCATATTTTCCTCCTCTTTTTATCAATGAGTATAAATTATGACAAATCTTCAAAAAGTCTGCAATGTTTTTTGAAGGAGTCTTTAAAGAATAAATATTACTGCACCACTCTTTTGCATAACGATAACCAGAGAGAATGATGCCCGGACAGTGTCGTAGGTAAAGTTCGAAACCTTGACGAATGTCCGCTAACTGCTACTCGCGTTAATGGCATATTTGGAGATTATTGTCGTACGTATATTAAAATGTGAGGCCAAATTTCACAACACCAAGGTTGTCAGTTCGTCAAACAAATTAAAAAACCTCTGTTTCCACAACGCGATACACCTCTTCCGGGTTCGTGATACCCTCTCGTACTTTTGAAAAGGCATCATCTGCCAGACTGTGTACTCCGGCTGCTTTTGCAGATGCCTTGATAGTTTCCTCCGGTTTTCCTGAAACTATAATTTCTTTTATCTCAGGGGTGATAGTAAAGATTTCAAACAGACCTGTACGGCCATAATAACCGGTACGGCTGCACTTATAACATCCTGCAGTCGAATAAGTACTGTTATCTATCCCGTTTTTACAGGAAGGACAAAGCCTCCTTACAAGTCTCTGGGCGATAATCCCGATTACTGTTGATGAAATTATGTATGGAGGGATTCCTATATCAATTAGCCTGGAGATTGTAGAAACTGCATCATTGGTGTGAAGTGTGCTGAGTACAAGGTGGCCTGTCATCGCAGCCCGGAAGGCTATTTCTGCGGTCTCTTCATCCCGTATTTCTCCTATTAAGATTACATCAGGGTCCTGTCTTAGGATTGACCTCAGACACCTTGCAAAGCTTAACCCGATTGCTGATTTTACCTGAACCTGATTGATGCCGGGAATGTTATATTCTATAGGGTCTTCAACTGTTACTATATTTGTCATTGATGATTTTATTTTATTTATAATGGCATATAGTGTTGTGGTTTTTCCGCTGCCTGTCGGCCCGGTGACAAGGATTATCCCTTTCTTTCTTTTTATCAGGGAAGTCATGCGGGTGTAATCATAGTCTGATAATCCGATATTCTCAAGAGTTACCTCTGTGTTGGATTGGTCAAGTATTCTCATAACTACTTTCTCCCCGCGTAAAACAGGAAGGGTCGAAATTCTTATATCTATATCTTTTCCCCCGAGTCTGACCCTGAATCCGCCATCCTGAGGTAATCTCCTTTCAGCAATATTTAATCGTGCAAGTATCTTGATTCTTGATGTAACCGGGTTGTGGAGCAACGGATGCAGTCTGGTCCTTTCAATAAGTACACCATCAATCCTGAACCTGACAACAAGATGTTCCAATGAAGGTTCTATATGAATATCACTTGCCCTCCCTTCAACAGCCTCGGCTAATAACATATTGACTAACTTAATGATCGGTGCAGAGATCTCATCTTTTTCTATATCAGGAACGGCAATGGTATCTGTAACAATGTTTGTAACAGGCTCAAGCTGGGAATCAAATCTGTAATGATGGTTGATTGCCTCTAAGATAGCTTTTTTTGCACCTACCAAAGGATGCACTTTCATGCCGGTATAGAACTCTATTTCTTTTATGCTGTCTATATTAAGCGGGTCAGATATAATTGCAGTCAGAACTTTATTTGAAATACTTACGGGCAAGAGAATATGTTTCTTTGCCATGTCTTCCGGAACGGTTAAAACTGCCTCAGGCATAACAGTTATGGTATTTACATCTACAAATTTCAGGCTGTGTTGTTTTGATAAAACCCTTGCAATATCAGCTTCAGATACCAGATTATTCTCAATCAGGCTGTCCCCGAATCTTTTGTATAATATCTTTTGTTCTTCAACTACCCTGATTGCTGTGTCTTCGTTTATAATCCCTTCTTCAACCAGAAGTTCTCCGATTTTTTTGTAAGTTTTCATATTGAAATCCTTATTTTAAAGTGGAATAGTAGTAACTATCTTCCTTAAATTTGATAGCTCAGTTATTAAAATTGACTTTGGGTTATTAAAATTAATCTCTTTTAAAACCATATCTTCGTATGTCCGTATTGATAATGTTTCTTTTTCAGCCTGTATAATTACTGCACCGTGCAGGTCTGTTCTGTAAACAGATGCCCCCTTATTTTCATAAGTAGAGATTGTTAGGGGGGAGGGGTGATGGTATGAATTCTGATAACCTGCAGATATTACTGCTATCTTAGGATTTACTGCTGAAATAAAGTTATCTTCCACAGAGCCTTTTGAGCCATGATGAGGGACTTTGATTATTGTACTCTCGAGTATGCTATTGTTTGCCGCAATCTCCTCCATTGCAGATGCCTCTATGTCACCGGTAAATAATATTGAGATGTCTTTGCATAAGACCCTCATTACAATTGAAAGATTGTTTGTTTCTATCGAGCCTTTTTCTACAGGGGGATTTAAAAAAAATATCCTGCATCCACCGATAATCCTTTCTCTTGAATCGCTGTCTATTACCACCTCCTTCAACCCCTTGCTTTGAATAATCTTTTTGAATTTACTTAATTCTTTTGACGCTGGATTATCTGTCCCATTAGTCCAGACCTCACCAATATCAAATTTATCAATAACATATAATAGTCCTTCGATATGGTCTAATTGAGGATGGGATGAAACAATATAGTCAACCTTTCTTATTCCTAAAAATTCACTATTCCCGTTATTCCATAAATATGGAGCCACTACAGATCGGCCGATATCAAATGTCTCACTGAATGTACCGCCGCCATCAATCAGCATCCTCTTTTTGTCTGGAAATTCTATTAAAGCAGAGTCTCCCTGACCTACATCAAGAAAAGTGATGCGCAGGGAATCCCTGTAATCTTCTTTATATCTGTTGCAACCTGCTGTGATGAGGATAAGAAAAATGGAAATAGGCAATAAATATTTTGAATAGTAATTTCGCATAAAAAGTAACGACAGGATGAGTAAATATAAAGCGATTATGAAAACAATACCTGGAGATGGTGTATAAATAATTGAGAATGGGAGTTTAGCGAAGCACTCAATGATAGTATAGAAAAGATTCAGGCAAACATTATCCAGCCATGCTAATGGCATGACATCTGTGTTTAATATAAGTGTGAGTATTGCAGTGAACAGACCCACCGGTAAGATAATAAAACCTGCAAAAGGTACAACAATTAGATTTGATATTATTCCGGTCCATGTTATCTGATTATAATAGTGGGCGGTGATAGGTGCCGTGGCAATACTTGCACTGATAGTTAACAGCATGAAGAGGAATAGCTTTTTGCTGTAATCCTTCCACCGTGGAATATTTTTCTCTGTTTCAATTTTATAAAATCTTTTTACAGTTATGAGCATTGAATATACTGCTATGTAAGAAAGCTGGAAGGATATATCAAACAATGCCTGTGGATTCCATAGAAGTACGATAAGTATCGCCATGACAAATGTATTTACCGGATCATCATCCTGTTCAGTAAGAATGGCAAGGAGGTATACCAATGCCATTATTAGAGACCTTACAGTAGCAGTTTCACTACCGGACAGGAGTGTGTAAAAAATAATGGTTACTGAGGTGAAAATGGCTGCTATCTTAGATGGGATTATATGAATAGATAGTTTAATCAGTAGATTGTATGGGAGGTGTATTAATAAATACCTGATAATGAAGAAGGAAATTAGTGCGATAAAACCAAGATGTGACCCTGAAATTGAGAGTATGTGGGTGACCCCTGCGGCATTAAACGTATCTCTTACCTCGTTAGTGAGGGTTCCCATATCACCTATTACCATAGCCTTTAGTATTCCGGCTGAAGGCTCAGGTATATTCTTTGTGATTGCCATTCTTATCTTTTCCCGCAATATAAATATTTTCTTCAATACAGGATTTCCTCCTGTGCCGGTCTTTAAAATATATTCTTTCTTACTAATGCTTAAACCGGTTCTTATCCCTTCCCTTGCAATATATTTTGAGTAATCAAATAGACCGGGGTTTTTAAATCCACGGATAATCTTGAGCCTCCCTGTGACTTTTATAATGTCACCATAATTTAATATTATTTTAGGGTCATAAACGGTTATTTTAAGCCTGCCGGAAACACTTACCTCATTTTCTCCAAGCAAAATCTTAGATGCCTTAAGATTAGCGGTCACTTTGTCTGAAGCATACCTTGCAGGTTCATCCAGCATCCCTGTAACTGTATATTTGTCACCAACGGCATACATGGAAATATCATTATGCTCAATACTGCTTACATAAAGCATGTAAGAAAAACCAATAATGAACCATATAATTGCTATGATGAACATATATGGCTCGTTATGTTTTTTATAGTGATTGAATAACCGGTTTGATTTAAACAGATAATGCAATAAAAGGAATACGAAGATATAAAGCAATATTACAGTTATTGGAAAACATCTGAATAATTCAGCCGATATAATCCCGTATATAAATATAACGGTACAGGGTAGAAGCGCCGAATGCATTAAAGACCAACCCTTTAATGAAAATTTAATGTTAGTTATCTAATAATTTGATTTTTTTTGGAATTACTAACGAATGGATCCAACTGTTAATTTTAAATATTATGAATCCACGGCAGGAACTAATAAAAATTACTATATACCAGTAAAAATAATTGTCAATATATAGAGATCTTTATAGATTGACAATTATTTGCAAAGCCCTTGACAAAAAAATAAATATAATATATGTAAGACCATTTTTATGATATAAAAAATATATATAACTAATTGAATTGAAAGGTAAATAATCAGTTTAACGATAATTGGCATCACTGTTGCATTAAAGTATAATTAAAGCAAATTTATTTAAGATGTTTGTTCCTTTGCTCAGAGCAAACCATTCGAAAGAGTGGGGCGCAGAGTGACGGGGCTAAAGGATAATTTCAAAGATTATCCAATGCCAGCCGAGCCGCCAGAGGAGAATATCCGATGGCGGCTTTTTTATGCCCAAAAAAGGAGGAATTAACATGAGAAAGGCAATATTAATCATAATTTTAACAGTTTTAAGCATAACCTTAGCAAAAAACAGCAGGGCAGATTGGCAGATTGATCTGGATGTTTACACTCATGATGAACAATCTGATAGCGGCAATGCCACAAATAATCTATCACTCGGTAGTTCAACCTTGTCTACAGAACTTTATGATAATAAATTTGATACAATCGCACTTACAAGCGAGCCTGTTAATGCCTACTTTTATCATCCGGAATATAAATCAAATGTTCAAAAACTGTGGAGAGATTATCGTGGGGCAGTATTACCTCAGGAGTGGGAATTCGAAGTACAGGCAAATAATATTAATAAGACAATTAATTTAAAATGGCAGATTCAGGATAATGATAATCTGCACTTTATATTAGTTGACAAAGATAATGGAAATGAGATTGATATGGCATCATCAAGTGAATACTCATATTTACCGGAGTCAACATTACCTAAAAAGTTCTTATTAAAGGTAGCAAAAAATGAAAATCCAACATCAGTGGATAATAGTAATATTACAAATAACAATATTAATAATTCAGGAACAAGTGATTCCGGAGTTACCGGTTCTAAAGGGGGAGGCTGTGGATATATTAAGGACATTAATGGTAACAATAACAACAGAAACAACAGCGGCACAAATGCAATAAATATGATGATACTTTTAGTGCCAATGTTACTTCCTTTAAAACAGTATGTAAGAAGATACGCTTTTAACGTTATAAACAGGTAAGGGCTAAGGTTTATTTATAACTAATTCATATTGCCCATCTTGCAAAACTGCAATCCAGTATCCCTGCCATATTTTAAGTACTGCCGTATTATATAGTACATAACTGTATGTCCGGCCATTGTAGGTATATAAGGCATTGCTAACCCAGCCTAATGAAACTGCATCTTCATAAGTCTTTAACTCTCCTGAATTAATATTTCGTATATAAGTGTTCATTAGTGGAATGTCATGGGGATATGGATTACCAACCATGTTCCATCCGGGCAGGAGGGGGAGAGTTCTCTCTGAATCAGTAACTAAATTCCCAGTAATATTAAGTACGGAATTGGCTGTATTGGATTTGAGCATATACCCATAACCCGGCTGAATCTCTGTTACAGTTAAAAAAGTTCCGCTGCCGGCAGAAATATCATTTGGTCTCCAGTAGAATACCTCAACAGGAGAACCGACAATATTGCTTAATAATGCCTGTGCATCTGAGGGTTGAGGATTAAATGGTACAGATATCATTGTATATCCATTTCTAATGGCAGTAACAGGCATAGGGGGAAGATTATTTTCGTTTATCACATTAGAGATTGCAGATATATTACCTTTTTCATCAAGTGCCTTGATAGCAAAGTAATATACACTATTTGTAGTAAGTTGACTTACCTGAAAGGACTCTGTAGTTCCGGATGAAACAGGTGAAGGCAGGCCTGTAACTTTTATAGCTTTTGAGAAAGTTATCTCACCTTTTTTAGGAGACTGGCCATCTTCTATGATCTTTAATTTTGACATCCTTAAATCATAAGTGGAGGCTTTTCCTTCAGCGCCGTCAGCTCCGGTAGCTGTCCATTCAAGTGTTACTGAGTTCCTTGTGGAGACACCTGTGCGTATTCTTAAATCTGTTATTTGGGCCGGCACATCAAATGGGATTGGTTTTATAGTTGTGAAGAATTGTATATCTGATATACCCTTATTCCCTGATGCATCTGATGAGAGCATACGTATACTATATTTAGTGTCAGGGCTTAGACCGGATAGTACAGCGGTGTGTGCTGTCACAAGACTATTATCACGCTCGCTTTGGTCACTTAAAGGAATACTTGTCCCATACTCAGTCTGAGTTGTTGATGCTTCATCTGTGAGCCATTTAACTGTAGCCTGAGTTGCCGTGATATTGGTTATGGTAATACCGGATATAACTGGGGCATTGATGTCCGCCGGTGTAGCTGTTGTGAAAGAGGCATCCCCTGATAGAGCAATGTTACCTGCTGCATCTATGCTCTTTACACGGTAGTGATAATCCGTAGAAGAAGACAAGTCCCTGATGGTTACACTATGATTTGAAACAAGGGTTGATTCGAGGGTTGTTGATGAACCATAATTTGTTGTTGTCCCGTACTCAGCCTGTGTAGTTGATGTTTCATTTGTTGTCCAGTTAATCACAGCTTCAGTTGAAGAAATGTTTCCGCTGGTTAGTGTAGAAATCACCGGAGGTGTAGTGTCAAGAGTTATGGATGCTGTATATTGGTCAGAAACATTGCCTGCATTGTCCTGATATTTTACTTTTAGGTTTTTTGCCCCTTCCAGATTGGAAAGTATGTAAGATTTTATTGATTTGTAATTTTCCCATGAACTCCATGTATTTCCATCCTCTGAGAACTGCATTTGTCCGCACCCGGACTCCGGATCAGTACAGGAGAGGGTAAGAATAACAGAATTAGTATTGGTTAATACAGCACTATTGTTAATAGAAACCGTTCCTGAAGGTGGAATTAAGTCAGGGGTAGTAAAGGAAACATCTGCCGAACTTCCTGAATTTCCAGAAGGGTCAAGACTGATAACCTTCACGTGATAGGTAGTTACCGGTAATAAACCGTTGAGAATAACAGTGTGTGAAGTTACCATTGTGGTATCAAGTAGTGTGGAGTTCCCATAGCTTGTTGTTATCCCATATTCTAATTGTGATGATGCGATTTCATCAGTTGTCCATGTAAGGGTTGCTGCGGAGCCGGTAATATTTGAGGTCGCTATACCAGAAAGGGTAGGCGGAGTTGAGTCCGGGATGGTCTTGGAAACCTCATTTGAGTAATTGCTTTCATTTCCTGCTGTATCATAAGCTGTTACTACAAAGTAGTATGTTACCATTTCCGTCAAATTTATTATGTTAGTTGTGGTTACATTACCTGCATCTACGGTTGAATTATAAGTACCTGAGGAAGTTCCATAGTATACTTTGTATCCGGAAAGGTCTGTTAAGGTGGTGCCATCAACATTTGTTGTCGGCGCCGTCCATGAGAGGGCTGCCTCACCACCGAAGGCTGAATCGTTAAAGCCAAAGATGATAATATTTAACAGAGAAATACTCACGATTAAAATATTTCTGCAAGTTCTCATTTTGTTTTTCCTCTTCTCGTTAATAGAAAAACGTCTTAGGAGGGTATTTATATAAAATTGTAATTTAACTTCTTCGTCTATTATAGAAAGATACTTTATGGAATTATAAAAAGCAAGCTAATGGAGACATACAAGATATTTATTAGAAGATATGGCTGATAAAACGATAAAGTTATAAAATGATAGGCCCTCATCAGGCTTATAAGCACCTGATGAGGGTTTAGGAGAGGAGGGGGCATGAAGACCCATTAAAAACGAACTATTTGGTTTTAGTTCGTATCTTTATTTTAAAGATAACTTTATTATATTGAGAAAAGATTAAGAGAAGATTAAAATTTGAAATAGAAACAAGGAAGCTTTCAGGAAGAGTCTAAAATAAAGAATGAAGAGGATACTCAGTGCTGCAACTTGGACAGATTACCCTTCTGTTTGAACGCCGCCAGATTGTATACATCAAGCCTGGAATAATAAGAAGCCATAGTAAGCCTTCCATCATTAGTGACCCTGGTGCAAAGACTACCCCCCTCCCTTTATGATGACAAGATGGACATTCAATATCTGTTACCATATCATTCCCCTTTTTGTTATTAATGTTTATGTATATGAACCGGTGCCATAAAGACTAAAACTGTAAGCTGTTCAGGTCCAGGGTTTGATACACCATGTTGCATGCCTGCCGGAGCAATAACAATCTGGTTCTCTATGAGAATCTGCTCCTCCCCTCCGATCTTCACCTTAGCCTGCCCGGTTATCACCATGTAAATCTTATCTGAATCATGATGTGTATGAGGATTTTGTCCCTGCCCCGGTTCAAGTGCATACACATCACAAAGCACACGATCGGTTTGAAACATATTTATCTTCTTCATCTTCTCAGAAGAAAACTCTGCTGAATTTCTGATGTCTTTTATATCCATTAATAATTTCTCCTTTTTTAAATTAAATAGTTTTGCTTGAGGATGTTTTTTCAAAGAGATATAATTATAGCATGAAACTACTCAGAAAAATATTTTTTATTCTTTTTCCCATACTGTTGCTTGCTTCAGGAAATGTTGCATGGGGCGTAGAGGGATTGAATAATGTGAAGTGTCCGCAGGTTGTAAAAATTATATCTTCATCACCGGCAAATAATTCAAAGGACAATAGTATTGATAGTTCAATAGTAATAACATGGGATGATGGAGTCATGGACTATCTGACAAATGGATTGAGGGATTTGAAGCCTGCACTTGATTCAATAAACATTTCCGGCGGAAGATATCGTATGGGAACTCTCCTTACCACAGAGTGGGGAATCGGCGGCAATGTTGTTTGGGACGGCAAAAAGGAAATAATCAAACCTGATGCCCCATTGGAACCGGGAACACAATACCGGTTGTGGACTTACCTATATCTTACTCTCAGGAATGATAAAGTTCTTCACTGCCCAAGAATTGGAGGAGAGGTAGTTTTTACTACAGAGGGTAAGGCACCGGAAGATGGTAACCCAGTTCGTAATATTGACCTTTCATCACTCTATAATGGTGATGAAAGGGGTAACGGCAACATCAGCGGCCCCATATTAAGTATTGAAGGATCTCTCCGCTTAATTACAGTTAAAGATCAATCAATGGGGAAGGTAAGTTTTGTTGCGTATAAAGAAATACCTTTGATGCAAAAGGGAGAGATGGTTCAAATAGATAAATTCAAGGCAGGAGATATGGTTGAGGTAACTTTTACCGGTGGAAGGGCGGTAATGGTTCAGGTGAATCAATAATTTTGCTTAGGGTCTGTCATAAAATAACCTATACATTTATGCATCTCATCTTCCGGCCATCTTTGCGTGCTTCTCAATCGCAACCCCTCAGCGTAGATTCAACTACGCCTTCGGGTATGCTCAATCGGTCGCACTCAAACCTGGCCGAAATCTGAGCGCCTAAATGCACAAGTTATTTCATGACAGACCCTTAGCTT
The genomic region above belongs to Nitrospirota bacterium and contains:
- the tadA gene encoding Flp pilus assembly complex ATPase component TadA, which codes for MKTYKKIGELLVEEGIINEDTAIRVVEEQKILYKRFGDSLIENNLVSEADIARVLSKQHSLKFVDVNTITVMPEAVLTVPEDMAKKHILLPVSISNKVLTAIISDPLNIDSIKEIEFYTGMKVHPLVGAKKAILEAINHHYRFDSQLEPVTNIVTDTIAVPDIEKDEISAPIIKLVNMLLAEAVEGRASDIHIEPSLEHLVVRFRIDGVLIERTRLHPLLHNPVTSRIKILARLNIAERRLPQDGGFRVRLGGKDIDIRISTLPVLRGEKVVMRILDQSNTEVTLENIGLSDYDYTRMTSLIKRKKGIILVTGPTGSGKTTTLYAIINKIKSSMTNIVTVEDPIEYNIPGINQVQVKSAIGLSFARCLRSILRQDPDVILIGEIRDEETAEIAFRAAMTGHLVLSTLHTNDAVSTISRLIDIGIPPYIISSTVIGIIAQRLVRRLCPSCKNGIDNSTYSTAGCYKCSRTGYYGRTGLFEIFTITPEIKEIIVSGKPEETIKASAKAAGVHSLADDAFSKVREGITNPEEVYRVVETEVF
- a CDS encoding DUF5615 family PIN-like protein — encoded protein: MNFLADESIDRQIVTALRDEAFIVGYIAEMETGISDDVVLEIANREGVLLLTADKDFGELVFRLKRLSSGVVLVRLDGLSPTKKADIVVSFIKKHFDEFIESFSVITPMGVRIRHQKK
- a CDS encoding Ig-like domain-containing protein codes for the protein MKLLRKIFFILFPILLLASGNVAWGVEGLNNVKCPQVVKIISSSPANNSKDNSIDSSIVITWDDGVMDYLTNGLRDLKPALDSINISGGRYRMGTLLTTEWGIGGNVVWDGKKEIIKPDAPLEPGTQYRLWTYLYLTLRNDKVLHCPRIGGEVVFTTEGKAPEDGNPVRNIDLSSLYNGDERGNGNISGPILSIEGSLRLITVKDQSMGKVSFVAYKEIPLMQKGEMVQIDKFKAGDMVEVTFTGGRAVMVQVNQ
- a CDS encoding fibronectin type III domain-containing protein, encoding MRTCRNILIVSISLLNIIIFGFNDSAFGGEAALSWTAPTTNVDGTTLTDLSGYKVYYGTSSGTYNSTVDAGNVTTTNIINLTEMVTYYFVVTAYDTAGNESNYSNEVSKTIPDSTPPTLSGIATSNITGSAATLTWTTDEIASSQLEYGITTSYGNSTLLDTTMVTSHTVILNGLLPVTTYHVKVISLDPSGNSGSSADVSFTTPDLIPPSGTVSINNSAVLTNTNSVILTLSCTDPESGCGQMQFSEDGNTWSSWENYKSIKSYILSNLEGAKNLKVKYQDNAGNVSDQYTASITLDTTPPVISTLTSGNISSTEAVINWTTNETSTTQAEYGTTTNYGSSTTLESTLVSNHSVTIRDLSSSTDYHYRVKSIDAAGNIALSGDASFTTATPADINAPVISGITITNITATQATVKWLTDEASTTQTEYGTSIPLSDQSERDNSLVTAHTAVLSGLSPDTKYSIRMLSSDASGNKGISDIQFFTTIKPIPFDVPAQITDLRIRTGVSTRNSVTLEWTATGADGAEGKASTYDLRMSKLKIIEDGQSPKKGEITFSKAIKVTGLPSPVSSGTTESFQVSQLTTNSVYYFAIKALDEKGNISAISNVINENNLPPMPVTAIRNGYTMISVPFNPQPSDAQALLSNIVGSPVEVFYWRPNDISAGSGTFLTVTEIQPGYGYMLKSNTANSVLNITGNLVTDSERTLPLLPGWNMVGNPYPHDIPLMNTYIRNINSGELKTYEDAVSLGWVSNALYTYNGRTYSYVLYNTAVLKIWQGYWIAVLQDGQYELVINKP
- a CDS encoding DNA internalization-related competence protein ComEC/Rec2; protein product: MHSALLPCTVIFIYGIISAELFRCFPITVILLYIFVFLLLHYLFKSNRLFNHYKKHNEPYMFIIAIIWFIIGFSYMLYVSSIEHNDISMYAVGDKYTVTGMLDEPARYASDKVTANLKASKILLGENEVSVSGRLKITVYDPKIILNYGDIIKVTGRLKIIRGFKNPGLFDYSKYIAREGIRTGLSISKKEYILKTGTGGNPVLKKIFILREKIRMAITKNIPEPSAGILKAMVIGDMGTLTNEVRDTFNAAGVTHILSISGSHLGFIALISFFIIRYLLIHLPYNLLIKLSIHIIPSKIAAIFTSVTIIFYTLLSGSETATVRSLIMALVYLLAILTEQDDDPVNTFVMAILIVLLWNPQALFDISFQLSYIAVYSMLITVKRFYKIETEKNIPRWKDYSKKLFLFMLLTISASIATAPITAHYYNQITWTGIISNLIVVPFAGFIILPVGLFTAILTLILNTDVMPLAWLDNVCLNLFYTIIECFAKLPFSIIYTPSPGIVFIIALYLLILSLLFMRNYYSKYLLPISIFLILITAGCNRYKEDYRDSLRITFLDVGQGDSALIEFPDKKRMLIDGGGTFSETFDIGRSVVAPYLWNNGNSEFLGIRKVDYIVSSHPQLDHIEGLLYVIDKFDIGEVWTNGTDNPASKELSKFKKIIQSKGLKEVVIDSDSRERIIGGCRIFFLNPPVEKGSIETNNLSIVMRVLCKDISILFTGDIEASAMEEIAANNSILESTIIKVPHHGSKGSVEDNFISAVNPKIAVISAGYQNSYHHPSPLTISTYENKGASVYRTDLHGAVIIQAEKETLSIRTYEDMVLKEINFNNPKSILITELSNLRKIVTTIPL
- a CDS encoding DUF433 domain-containing protein translates to MRTKLIVSDPKIMMGKPVIAGTRITVELILEKLAAGETVEQILESHPRLTKDGIQAAMAFAAEVLKGDLVYPVAEVLV
- a CDS encoding cupin domain-containing protein, encoding MDIKDIRNSAEFSSEKMKKINMFQTDRVLCDVYALEPGQGQNPHTHHDSDKIYMVITGQAKVKIGGEEQILIENQIVIAPAGMQHGVSNPGPEQLTVLVFMAPVHIHKH